A window of the Candidatus Nitrosotalea okcheonensis genome harbors these coding sequences:
- the pdxT gene encoding pyridoxal 5'-phosphate synthase glutaminase subunit PdxT has translation MSGGINVGILAVQGDVAENILATKMAIEELGMEGIVTEVKTPEQISDLDGLIIPGGESTVIGTLSLVNGSLKKIKEKIASGMPVFGICAGMIMLSKKAKDRVVGEMDQPLLDFLDIKIERNAFGRQKDSFESEISMDKIGVSKFHGVFIRAPSIIETGKDVEILSKFNEKIIAVKQGNVIGTAFHPELTGDISLHKYFVNLIKQKN, from the coding sequence ATGAGCGGCGGAATAAATGTAGGAATTTTGGCAGTTCAGGGAGATGTTGCAGAGAACATACTGGCTACAAAGATGGCAATTGAAGAACTAGGTATGGAAGGTATTGTGACTGAGGTTAAAACTCCTGAACAAATATCTGATCTTGATGGGCTGATTATACCTGGTGGAGAAAGCACTGTGATAGGCACACTTTCTCTAGTCAATGGTTCATTGAAAAAAATTAAAGAAAAAATTGCAAGTGGAATGCCTGTGTTTGGAATATGTGCAGGTATGATAATGCTCTCAAAAAAAGCAAAAGATAGAGTAGTTGGTGAAATGGACCAACCACTATTGGATTTTCTTGACATCAAAATAGAACGAAATGCTTTTGGCAGACAAAAAGATTCATTTGAATCTGAAATATCGATGGATAAAATTGGCGTCTCCAAGTTTCATGGTGTGTTTATTCGTGCACCATCTATCATAGAAACAGGAAAAGATGTGGAAATACTCTCAAAGTTTAATGAAAAAATAATTGCAGTAAAACAAGGAAACGTCATAGGCACTGCATTTCATCCCGAGCTTACCGGGGACATTTCTCTTCACAAATACTTTGTAAATCTGATTAAACAGAAGAACTAG
- the pdxS gene encoding pyridoxal 5'-phosphate synthase lyase subunit PdxS, producing MIPLAGDLGNAKGIIKEKIGSFGTTRGTSTLKRGFAHMLKNGVVMDVTTVEQAQIAEDAGAVAVMVLDKLPSDVRKAGGVARTASIRIIQEIIDSVTIPVMAKCRIGHVYEAMVLQETNVDMIDESEVLTPADENHHIWKWDFTSPFVNGARNLGEALRRIEEGAAMIRTKGEPGTGNVAEAVIHIKNVNTELRRIKSIYDAGDEQDLISVARELKVSYSIVEETASLGRLPVVNFAAGGISTPADAAYLMTLGCDGVFVGSGIFKADDAKERAQAIVLATTFWEDPDKVKEAQKMIDERQSMLGLDTKNLELRMQERGSTA from the coding sequence ATGATTCCACTCGCTGGTGATTTGGGTAATGCCAAAGGGATAATCAAAGAAAAGATAGGATCGTTTGGTACAACACGCGGAACTTCTACTCTAAAACGTGGTTTTGCGCACATGCTCAAAAATGGAGTTGTGATGGATGTTACTACCGTTGAACAAGCCCAGATTGCAGAAGATGCTGGTGCAGTAGCAGTGATGGTTTTAGATAAACTTCCATCTGACGTTAGAAAAGCTGGCGGCGTTGCAAGGACTGCAAGTATTAGAATTATTCAAGAGATTATTGATTCTGTAACAATTCCTGTCATGGCAAAATGTAGAATAGGTCATGTATACGAGGCAATGGTTCTGCAAGAAACAAATGTGGATATGATAGATGAATCAGAAGTTCTAACCCCTGCAGATGAAAACCACCACATATGGAAATGGGATTTCACAAGCCCATTTGTAAATGGTGCACGAAATCTTGGTGAAGCTCTTCGAAGAATAGAGGAAGGTGCGGCAATGATTAGAACAAAAGGAGAACCTGGTACTGGTAATGTTGCAGAAGCAGTCATTCATATTAAAAATGTAAACACTGAACTGAGACGTATAAAATCAATCTATGATGCTGGTGATGAACAAGACTTGATCAGTGTTGCAAGAGAATTGAAAGTTTCTTACTCTATTGTGGAAGAGACTGCAAGTTTGGGCAGATTGCCAGTTGTAAACTTTGCAGCAGGAGGAATTTCAACTCCTGCCGATGCTGCATATTTGATGACTTTGGGCTGTGATGGAGTATTTGTAGGATCTGGAATATTCAAAGCTGACGATGCAAAAGAGAGAGCACAAGCAATAGTCTTGGCAACAACTTTCTGGGAAGATCCGGATAAAGTAAAAGAAGCACAAAAAATGATTGATGAAAGACAATCCATGCTGGGATTAGATACAAAGAACCTTGAGCTTAGAATGCAAGAACGTGGTAGTACAGCATGA
- a CDS encoding Lrp/AsnC family transcriptional regulator, protein MATAYVLINCELGSEESIISQLKAINGVKEVHGTFGAYDILAKIESPTVEALREIITWKIRKIEKIRSTLTLMGIEGQS, encoded by the coding sequence ATGGCAACTGCATATGTGCTAATAAATTGTGAACTTGGCTCTGAAGAATCTATCATCTCACAACTGAAAGCAATTAACGGAGTCAAGGAAGTTCACGGTACCTTTGGGGCCTACGATATATTGGCCAAGATTGAATCTCCAACAGTGGAAGCATTAAGGGAAATCATCACTTGGAAAATTCGTAAAATAGAGAAGATTCGTTCAACTCTGACCCTGATGGGAATAGAAGGTCAAAGCTAA
- the pheT gene encoding phenylalanine--tRNA ligase subunit beta — MPVVTLYFDRISKILGKKIPKTKIVDTLPFIGLDVEEETSNHINVEYSPNRPDYSTDYGIITGLQGLLEIKLGMPRLKIKSGKNAIKADASVSKVRPYVTAIEARNGVLNDETIRQIITMQEDLHNGLGRRRKKTSIGIHDLDKIKFPLYYKTVAKNHNFISLESDVSMTIKEMLEKTDAGKKYEHILEGKDKVPMLIDSVGNTVSFPPIINSRLTEINNKTRNLLVEVTATDKNAAEGVLAVLANALQVAGFQLFSVRITGANNFTPSLKPRDLILEPELVNKTLGIDISSSLMIKSLKKSRLDARMKGKKIICTIPRYRTDIFGVMDLVEEVALGYGIQNLVPTMPESVSAGERNDITKSLEIIRSLMVGLGYTEVMNFELTGKEILYEKTNRDSSKKISVADSKSQEHMILRDVLLPGMMEVLSRNIHESYPQKIFEIGTVFEKGSSIREVVHLACLDAHKDANFTEIKSVLQSLLKIGFNLTCETIAQKEHMFVDGRTGNIVISGKKLGTIGEVDPKIADNFKLRTSISGFEMKLTGLIFD; from the coding sequence ATTCCAAAAACAAAGATTGTGGATACTTTACCATTTATTGGATTAGATGTTGAAGAAGAAACAAGCAATCACATCAATGTAGAATACAGTCCAAACAGGCCTGACTATTCCACTGATTACGGAATAATCACAGGTCTCCAAGGACTACTTGAAATAAAACTCGGAATGCCTAGGTTGAAAATCAAGAGTGGAAAAAATGCAATAAAGGCAGATGCATCTGTTTCAAAGGTGCGGCCCTATGTTACAGCGATTGAGGCAAGAAATGGTGTTCTAAATGATGAAACAATAAGGCAAATAATTACAATGCAGGAAGATCTTCATAATGGACTAGGGAGAAGAAGAAAGAAAACATCAATTGGAATTCACGATCTTGACAAAATAAAATTTCCATTATATTACAAAACGGTAGCAAAAAACCATAATTTCATTTCTCTTGAATCTGATGTATCAATGACAATTAAAGAAATGCTTGAAAAAACAGATGCAGGAAAAAAATATGAACACATCTTGGAAGGAAAAGATAAAGTTCCTATGCTAATTGATTCTGTGGGAAATACAGTCTCTTTTCCACCAATAATTAACTCAAGACTCACGGAAATTAACAACAAGACTAGGAATTTACTTGTAGAGGTTACTGCAACCGATAAAAATGCGGCAGAGGGAGTGCTTGCAGTTCTTGCAAATGCTTTACAGGTAGCTGGCTTTCAACTTTTTTCTGTAAGAATAACTGGAGCAAACAATTTCACACCATCATTAAAACCACGAGATCTGATACTTGAACCAGAACTAGTAAACAAAACGCTCGGAATTGACATATCTAGTTCTCTTATGATAAAGTCCCTAAAAAAGAGTCGACTGGATGCAAGAATGAAAGGGAAAAAAATCATTTGTACAATTCCACGATATAGGACAGATATTTTTGGAGTGATGGATCTGGTTGAAGAGGTAGCACTTGGGTATGGAATTCAAAATCTAGTACCTACGATGCCTGAATCTGTCTCTGCAGGAGAAAGAAATGATATCACAAAGTCACTTGAAATTATTCGTTCACTCATGGTTGGTCTTGGATATACTGAAGTAATGAACTTTGAGCTTACTGGCAAAGAAATTTTGTATGAAAAAACCAATCGAGATTCGTCTAAAAAAATATCTGTCGCAGATTCAAAAAGCCAAGAACACATGATTCTTCGTGATGTACTTCTTCCTGGTATGATGGAAGTCTTGTCAAGAAATATCCATGAATCATATCCTCAAAAGATCTTTGAGATAGGAACAGTATTCGAAAAAGGTTCTTCAATCAGAGAAGTGGTTCATCTTGCTTGCCTTGATGCACACAAGGATGCAAACTTTACAGAAATAAAATCTGTTCTTCAATCCCTTCTAAAAATTGGTTTTAATCTAACCTGTGAAACAATTGCACAAAAAGAACACATGTTTGTTGATGGACGAACTGGTAATATTGTAATATCTGGCAAGAAACTTGGAACTATAGGAGAAGTTGATCCTAAAATTGCTGACAATTTCAAGCTGAGAACTTCTATATCTGGATTTGAAATGAAGCTCACTGGATTAATATTTGACTAG